The following are encoded together in the Micromonospora lupini genome:
- a CDS encoding serine/threonine-protein kinase: MLSPGVQLGNRYRLDERIASGGMGDVWRGTDQVLGRTVAVKSLLPALLDDPDFAERFRGEARTMATINHPGVVDVYDFGNDQQIAFLVMEYVEGDALSSTLSRVGRLTPARTMALVAQAADALHAAHEKGIVHRDVKPGNLLVRPNGTLVLTDFGIARSDIVGQLTAAGSVLGTASYISPEQATGQVATPASDVYALGVVAYQCLAGRRPFEGDNPLDIAMRHVRETPRPLPSDIPPQVRAVVERALAKDPAARWPSAAALAGVARQLKAALSQQARAGGNSGPVSGAPSSPAAPGRAQVPQAQQLRPPGAPHRQPPVGQRPTAVAPAQQPRPTAVAPAVPQARPQAGPASYPRGAASVPPTQTRQEHPQAYARQAGPAQPAPEPRRSRPGMVLLAVLLALLVLLCSGVISYNLRKGQNGAAGTPAVQTVTSGALRLDGRDDATRTSYRREVRLRPGDGGTTTSEGRETR, encoded by the coding sequence ATGCTCAGCCCCGGCGTCCAGCTCGGCAACCGCTACCGTCTCGACGAGCGGATCGCCAGCGGCGGCATGGGCGACGTCTGGCGCGGCACCGACCAGGTGCTCGGCCGGACTGTCGCGGTCAAGAGCCTGCTCCCCGCGCTGCTCGACGACCCCGACTTCGCCGAGCGGTTCCGCGGCGAGGCCCGGACCATGGCGACGATCAACCACCCAGGCGTGGTGGACGTCTACGACTTCGGCAACGACCAGCAGATCGCCTTCCTGGTCATGGAGTACGTCGAGGGCGACGCCCTGTCGTCCACGCTGAGCCGGGTCGGTCGACTGACCCCGGCCCGGACGATGGCGCTTGTCGCGCAGGCCGCCGACGCGCTGCACGCCGCCCACGAGAAGGGCATCGTGCACCGCGACGTGAAGCCGGGCAACCTGCTGGTCCGGCCGAACGGCACGCTTGTGCTCACCGACTTCGGCATCGCCCGCTCCGACATCGTCGGCCAGCTCACCGCCGCCGGTTCGGTGCTCGGCACCGCCTCGTACATCTCCCCGGAGCAGGCAACCGGTCAGGTGGCCACCCCGGCGTCCGACGTGTACGCGCTCGGCGTGGTCGCCTACCAGTGCCTCGCCGGGCGGCGACCGTTCGAGGGCGACAACCCGCTCGACATCGCCATGCGGCACGTCCGGGAGACGCCCCGGCCGCTGCCGTCCGACATCCCGCCGCAGGTCCGGGCAGTGGTGGAACGCGCGCTGGCCAAGGATCCGGCCGCCCGCTGGCCGAGCGCCGCAGCCCTCGCCGGAGTGGCCCGCCAGCTCAAGGCCGCGCTGTCCCAGCAGGCCCGGGCCGGCGGTAACTCCGGCCCGGTCTCCGGTGCGCCGTCCTCACCCGCCGCTCCCGGCCGGGCCCAGGTGCCGCAGGCGCAGCAGCTCCGCCCGCCGGGCGCCCCGCACCGGCAGCCCCCCGTCGGGCAGCGCCCGACGGCTGTCGCGCCGGCCCAGCAGCCCCGCCCCACCGCGGTCGCGCCGGCAGTACCGCAAGCGCGACCGCAGGCCGGCCCGGCCAGCTACCCGCGCGGCGCCGCATCGGTGCCGCCGACGCAGACCCGGCAGGAACACCCGCAGGCGTACGCCCGGCAGGCCGGCCCGGCGCAACCGGCGCCCGAGCCCCGCCGGTCCCGACCCGGGATGGTGCTCCTCGCCGTCCTGCTGGCCTTGCTGGTCCTGCTCTGCTCCGGCGTGATTTCCTACAACCTGCGGAAGGGCCAGAACGGTGCGGCCGGGACGCCGGCTGTACAGACCGTGACGTCCGGCGCGCTGCGGCTCGACGGACGCGACGATGCGACCCGGACGTCGTACCGTCGTGAGGTACGACTCCGACCGGGTGACGGCGGGACGACGACGAGCGAAGGACGAGAGACGCGATGA
- a CDS encoding peptidoglycan D,D-transpeptidase FtsI family protein, protein MNAPLRRVGIVVMVLFGLLFANLNWIQAYKADEYRTSDYNGRVQVADYKRKRGNIEAGGTAVATSKETTGKLKFQRSYPGGAKYAHVLGYKPVNLADTGIEQVENDFLAGTSDQLIGDRFKDMFTGDETGGGNVLLTLSKRAQDVAYDQMRNNQVDAKRGAAIAIDPRTGAVQALVSMPSFDPNPLVSHNTTEAAAEINKLEQNPDGPLKNRALSETLPPGSTFKIVVAAAALENGVTKTTPIPAGSSYTPPTSGTPIRNAVASICPEPQVTLLEAVTESCNTGFAQLGVRLGADKVKEKARQFGFEQEDLTVGQLGEGGLRTAASRTGDMLNPDGSPDPAALAQSSIGQNNVRMTPLQGAMIAGSIANGGSQMRPYLVRQLLAPDRTTSYYTAKPRELRQPVSGQTASDLRDMMVSVVQKGTGQKAAISGYTVGGKTGTAQSAPDRPDHGWFIGFALDKNGNPVSAVCVVLEQAGSGGSAEAARIGGQIMRAAIADPGGR, encoded by the coding sequence GTGAACGCACCCCTGCGCCGCGTCGGCATCGTCGTCATGGTCCTGTTCGGTCTGCTCTTCGCGAACCTCAACTGGATCCAGGCGTACAAGGCGGATGAATACCGCACCAGTGACTACAACGGTCGGGTCCAGGTCGCCGACTACAAGCGCAAGCGCGGCAACATCGAGGCCGGCGGCACGGCGGTGGCCACCAGCAAGGAGACCACCGGCAAGCTGAAGTTCCAGCGCAGCTACCCGGGTGGCGCCAAGTACGCGCACGTGCTCGGCTACAAGCCGGTCAACCTGGCCGACACCGGCATCGAGCAGGTGGAGAACGACTTCCTGGCCGGCACCAGCGACCAGTTGATCGGTGACCGGTTCAAGGACATGTTCACGGGCGACGAGACGGGCGGCGGCAACGTGCTGCTCACGCTCTCGAAGCGGGCGCAGGACGTGGCGTACGACCAGATGCGCAACAACCAGGTGGATGCGAAGCGCGGTGCGGCGATCGCCATCGACCCGCGGACCGGTGCCGTGCAGGCCCTGGTGTCGATGCCCAGTTTCGACCCGAACCCGCTGGTCAGCCACAACACGACCGAGGCCGCGGCGGAGATCAACAAGCTGGAGCAGAACCCGGACGGCCCGCTGAAGAACCGCGCGCTCTCCGAGACGCTGCCCCCGGGCTCCACCTTCAAGATCGTGGTCGCCGCGGCGGCGCTGGAGAACGGCGTCACCAAGACGACCCCGATCCCGGCCGGCTCCAGCTACACCCCGCCCACCTCGGGCACCCCGATCCGCAACGCCGTCGCGTCGATCTGCCCCGAGCCGCAGGTCACCCTGCTGGAGGCGGTCACCGAGTCGTGCAACACCGGTTTCGCGCAGCTCGGCGTGCGGCTCGGCGCCGACAAGGTCAAGGAGAAGGCCCGGCAGTTCGGCTTCGAGCAGGAGGACCTCACGGTCGGCCAGCTCGGCGAGGGCGGTCTGCGGACGGCGGCCAGCCGGACCGGCGACATGCTGAACCCGGACGGCAGCCCCGACCCGGCCGCGCTGGCCCAGTCCTCGATCGGCCAGAACAACGTCCGGATGACCCCGTTGCAGGGCGCGATGATCGCCGGGTCGATCGCCAACGGTGGCAGCCAGATGCGGCCGTACCTGGTCCGGCAACTCCTCGCCCCGGACCGGACCACCAGCTACTACACCGCGAAGCCGCGGGAGCTGCGCCAGCCGGTCAGTGGCCAGACCGCCAGCGACCTGCGCGACATGATGGTCAGCGTGGTCCAGAAGGGCACCGGCCAGAAGGCGGCGATCAGCGGCTACACGGTCGGCGGCAAGACGGGCACCGCGCAGTCCGCCCCGGACCGGCCCGACCACGGCTGGTTCATCGGCTTCGCCCTGGACAAGAACGGCAACCCCGTCTCCGCCGTCTGTGTCGTGCTGGAGCAGGCCGGCAGCGGCGGCAGCGCCGAGGCGGCCCGGATCGGCGGCCAGATCATGCGGGCCGCCATCGCCGATCCCGGGGGCCGCTGA